In a single window of the Sander lucioperca isolate FBNREF2018 chromosome 19, SLUC_FBN_1.2, whole genome shotgun sequence genome:
- the LOC116062355 gene encoding zinc-binding protein A33-like produces MAEKISLVESFLNCHVCSETFRDPVSLSCNHSFCSSCLHTFWEQANNKNCPICKRKSSKESIVVNFALKELADNFAGRQKSGSSETGKEKEKEEVVCDEHPEVPYWFCEDEDRAVCPVCEFPLHHGHTVVPVEQAVRDLKEQLKSDLQSLQDKRDEHRRVEETYDEMNQLSKKQLLSTERQIRAEFNKLHQFLKEEEESRLAALREEEQQRGKTVSGEMKRIQEQISSLSDSISAVEADLQKDSVPFLSSYKASQSRARVQCSLSDPQLLSGALTDVAKHVGNLSFRVWEKMKDKVHFSPVILDPNTAAYSLYLSDDLTSVRHGDTNQKLPDNPERHSRYVSVLGSEGFSSGKHSWEVEVGDHPTWFVGLAKESADRKGERIHSPEYGTWCLVYHSGKYTDGSGKTLTVKKSLQRIRVQLDYEGGEVSFYHSEDMTHICTLRHTFTEKLFPWFNIGEAGDAKTSEIKICPAEICV; encoded by the coding sequence ATGGCTGAGAAAATCTCACTTGTTGAAAGTTTCCTGAACTGCCATGTGTGTTCAGAGACTTTCAGAGATCCTGTGTCTCTGAGCTGCAACCACAGCTTCTGTTCAAGCTGCCTGCACACATTCTGGGAACAAGCTAACAACAAAAACTGTCCCATTTGTAAAAGAAAATCCTCAAAAGAGAGTATTGTAGTGAACTTTGCACTGAAGGAACTGGCTGACAACTTTGCTGGGAGACAGAAATCTGGATCATCTGAGACgggaaaagaaaaggagaaagaggaggtggTGTGTGATGAACATCCAGAAGTCCCTTACTGGTTCTGTGAGGATGAAGATAGAGCTGTGTGTCCTGTCTGTGAGTTTCCTCTCCACCACGGTCACACGGTGGTTCCTGTAGAACAAGCAGTCAGAGATCTGAAGGAGCAGCTGAAATCTGACTTACAGTCTCTGCAGGACAAGAGGGACGAACACAGACGAGTGGAGGAAACATACGATGAAATGAATCAACTCTCCAAGAAGCAGCTGCTGTCTACAGAGAGGCAGATCAGAGCCGAGTTCAACAAGCTGCACCAGTTcctgaaagaggaagaggagtccaGACTGGCAGCTCTGAGGGAGGAAGAGCAGCAGAGGGGGAAGACTGTCAGCGGAGAGATGAAGAGGATTCAGGAGCAGATCTCCTCTCTGTCAGACAGCATCTCTGCTGTGGAAGCAGACCTGCAGAAAGACAGCGTGCCGTTCCTCAGCAGTTATAAAGCCTCTCAGAGCAGAGCCAGAGTCCAGTGCTCGCTGTCAgatccacagctgctctcaggagcACTGACAGATGTGGCCAAACATGTGGGCAACCTGTCCTTCAGAGtctgggagaagatgaaggacaAGGTCCACTTCAGTCCCGTCATtctggacccaaacactgcAGCCTacagtctctatctgtctgatGATCTGACCAGTGTGAGACATGGAGACACAAACCAGAAGCTTCCAGACAATCCAGAGAGACACAGCAGGTATGTCTCTGTTCTGGGCTCTGAGGGTTTCAGCTCAGGGAAACACAgctgggaggtggaggtgggagATCATCCTACCTGGTTTGTGGGTTTAGCCAAAGAGTCAGCTGACAGGAAGGGAGAGCGAATACATTCACCAGAATATGGAACCTGGTGTTTAGTGTATCACAGTGGAAAATACACTGATGGATCTGGTAAGACCCTCACAGTGAAGAAGAGTCTCCAGAGGATCAGAGTCCAGCTGGACTATGAGGGGGGGGAGGTGTCCTTCTACCACTCTGAAGACatgactcacatctgcactctcagacacactttcactgagaaactcttccCTTGGTTTAATATTGGAGAGGCTGGTGATGCTAAAACGTCAGAAATCAAAATCTGTCCAGCTGAGATTTGTGTGTGA